A genomic segment from Tessaracoccus defluvii encodes:
- a CDS encoding extracellular solute-binding protein → MHSRGVSGVWFPGKDWYNALPFIWENGGEVAVEMDGKWDAQFSSPESQAGIKQVQEIMTKGSTAPKDGDERDAWVPLRTEKAATLSAPSWAYWSIIADEDKKDTALTTTLGYFNLPGKDGGVASVFAGGSNIGISAKSANPELAQKALEIIMSEEYQTILARVASSRPAPP, encoded by the coding sequence ATGCACTCCCGCGGTGTCTCCGGCGTCTGGTTCCCGGGCAAGGACTGGTACAACGCCCTCCCGTTCATCTGGGAGAACGGCGGCGAGGTCGCCGTCGAGATGGACGGCAAGTGGGACGCCCAGTTCTCGAGCCCCGAGTCGCAGGCCGGCATCAAGCAGGTCCAGGAGATCATGACCAAGGGCTCCACCGCCCCGAAGGACGGCGACGAGCGTGACGCCTGGGTGCCGCTGCGCACCGAGAAGGCCGCCACTCTGTCGGCCCCCAGCTGGGCGTACTGGTCGATCATCGCCGACGAGGACAAGAAGGACACCGCGCTGACCACCACGCTCGGCTACTTCAACCTCCCGGGCAAGGACGGCGGCGTCGCCTCCGTGTTCGCCGGCGGCTCGAACATCGGGATCTCGGCCAAGTCGGCCAACCCCGAGCTCGCCCAGAAGGCGCTCGAGATCATCATGAGCGAGGAGTACCAGACGATCCTGGCGAGGGTGGCCTCGTCCCGGCCCGCACCTCCCTGA
- a CDS encoding ROK family transcriptional regulator, which produces MTPAITPQGIGSLAVSSASLGQAKLRPEDARRYNRSLVLTVLFREAPMSRADLARATGLTRVTISALVADLIDEHYVVEIGLSDDVRPGKPATMIDLDTTSRCVVTLDLSGNDALTGAQLTVRGEVISSISRPRPADGPAILEAALQLVTDLVASAPSAVAGVGVGTPGIVDANGTVLSAPNFGWEDVALARLIGERVDVPVIVTNDANAAVLGEFIFGGSAQDVLLIRIGRGVGSGLLTCGRVLAGSHLAGGELGHVTVGTDGGPQCACGKVGCLEAWLAESALAAHVAASDTAALRAAGERLGIALAPVLGVLDISEILLSGRPELLDGELKQATFETLRARTLTDFHDAVEVRMAGQGDDIVLRGAAVPVLNAQLGLF; this is translated from the coding sequence ATGACACCGGCGATCACACCACAGGGCATCGGCAGCCTTGCCGTCTCCTCGGCTTCGCTGGGTCAGGCGAAACTGCGTCCCGAGGACGCACGCCGGTACAACCGCTCGCTGGTGCTCACGGTGCTCTTCCGCGAGGCGCCGATGAGCCGCGCGGACCTGGCCCGGGCCACGGGCCTGACCCGCGTCACGATCTCCGCGCTGGTCGCCGACCTCATCGACGAGCACTACGTGGTCGAGATCGGGCTGAGCGACGATGTGCGCCCCGGCAAGCCCGCGACGATGATCGACCTGGACACCACGAGCCGCTGCGTCGTCACGCTCGACCTCTCCGGCAACGACGCCCTCACGGGTGCCCAGCTCACCGTCCGCGGTGAGGTCATCTCCAGCATCTCGCGGCCCCGACCCGCCGACGGCCCCGCCATCCTCGAGGCGGCCCTCCAGCTCGTCACAGACCTGGTCGCGTCCGCCCCCAGCGCGGTCGCGGGGGTCGGCGTCGGCACGCCCGGCATCGTCGACGCCAACGGCACCGTGCTCAGCGCCCCGAACTTCGGATGGGAGGACGTCGCGCTCGCCCGCCTCATCGGGGAGCGGGTGGACGTCCCCGTCATCGTCACCAACGACGCCAACGCCGCGGTGCTCGGCGAGTTCATCTTCGGCGGGTCCGCCCAGGACGTGCTCCTGATCCGCATCGGACGCGGCGTCGGTTCCGGACTGCTGACCTGCGGGCGCGTCCTGGCGGGTTCGCACCTCGCCGGAGGCGAGCTCGGCCACGTCACGGTCGGCACCGACGGCGGCCCGCAGTGCGCCTGCGGCAAGGTCGGGTGCCTGGAGGCCTGGCTCGCGGAGAGCGCCCTGGCCGCCCACGTCGCGGCCAGCGACACCGCAGCTCTGCGTGCCGCGGGCGAGCGGCTGGGCATCGCCCTTGCCCCGGTGCTCGGCGTCCTCGACATCTCCGAGATCCTTCTTTCCGGTCGCCCCGAGCTCCTCGACGGCGAACTCAAACAGGCGACCTTCGAGACCCTGCGCGCCCGGACCCTGACCGACTTCCATGACGCGGTCGAGGTCCGGATGGCAGGCCAAGGCGACGACATCGTGCTGCGCGGTGCCGCCGTCCCCGTCCTCAACGCCCAGTTGGGACTCTTCTGA
- the rpiB gene encoding ribose 5-phosphate isomerase B, with the protein MRVAVASDHTAMELRQEIIDLVRGLGHEVSDLGTHDPTKADYPVYGRLVGEAVAAGEFDRGIAICGTGIGISIAANKVDGVRCVVCSEPYSAVLSRRHNDSNVLAFGARVIGNEMAKLITQQWLETEFEGGRHQRRVNQLMAIQNGVAIEDQVDPGLC; encoded by the coding sequence ATGCGCGTAGCCGTCGCCAGCGACCACACCGCCATGGAGCTCCGCCAGGAGATCATCGATCTCGTCCGCGGACTCGGACACGAGGTCTCCGACCTCGGCACCCACGACCCGACGAAGGCCGACTACCCGGTGTACGGCCGGCTCGTCGGCGAGGCCGTCGCGGCCGGTGAGTTCGACCGGGGGATCGCGATCTGCGGCACCGGCATCGGCATCTCCATCGCCGCCAACAAGGTCGACGGCGTGCGCTGCGTCGTGTGTTCCGAGCCGTACTCCGCCGTGCTGTCGCGTCGGCACAACGACTCGAACGTCCTCGCCTTCGGCGCGCGCGTCATCGGCAACGAGATGGCCAAGCTGATCACGCAGCAGTGGCTGGAGACCGAGTTCGAGGGTGGGCGCCATCAGCGCAGGGTGAACCAGCTCATGGCGATCCAGAACGGCGTCGCGATCGAGGATCAGGTCGACCCGGGACTCTGCTGA
- a CDS encoding AraC family transcriptional regulator, translating to MEETPTDDGAMRDGFAGQRMVVVPRPAVRAALNRPVTRRLAVTDAGYFPRAARHGRIRPAGAAENVLLVCTDGAGWCRLDGARLPVGRSDAVVLPARIAHEYGAAEERPWTLWWLHFTGGDADELVAALRASAGSPVSHLADPAPLASLVSQAIDGLDEATLGGLVAAAGAAWQALATLIATGRRPSGGGTGPVERALAHLRATSPRRTSVDELAAMVGLSTSQFAGLFKEQVGVPPLRYQSDLRMARARELLDTTDLSVAAVAEACGYDDPLYFSRQFTRLHSVAPSRYRQRPS from the coding sequence ATGGAGGAAACGCCGACCGACGACGGTGCAATGCGCGACGGCTTCGCTGGCCAGCGCATGGTGGTCGTGCCGCGCCCCGCGGTCCGGGCCGCGCTGAACCGGCCCGTGACCCGACGACTCGCCGTCACCGACGCCGGCTACTTCCCGCGGGCCGCCCGGCACGGGCGGATCCGGCCCGCCGGCGCCGCCGAGAATGTCCTGCTGGTCTGCACCGACGGCGCGGGCTGGTGCCGCCTCGACGGGGCCCGGCTGCCGGTGGGCCGCAGCGACGCCGTCGTGCTGCCCGCCCGGATCGCCCACGAGTACGGAGCCGCGGAGGAACGCCCGTGGACGCTGTGGTGGCTCCACTTCACCGGCGGCGACGCCGATGAGCTGGTGGCGGCCCTGCGGGCCTCGGCTGGGAGCCCCGTCTCCCACCTGGCCGATCCTGCGCCGCTGGCCAGCCTCGTCTCGCAGGCCATCGACGGCCTGGACGAGGCCACCCTCGGCGGGCTGGTCGCCGCGGCGGGGGCGGCCTGGCAGGCGCTCGCCACCCTCATCGCGACGGGCCGCCGTCCCTCGGGTGGAGGAACCGGGCCGGTCGAGCGGGCCCTGGCGCACCTGCGCGCCACCTCGCCGCGCCGCACGTCCGTCGACGAGCTGGCCGCCATGGTCGGCCTGTCGACCTCACAGTTCGCAGGCCTCTTCAAGGAGCAGGTGGGGGTCCCGCCGCTGCGGTACCAGAGCGACCTGCGGATGGCCAGGGCGCGGGAACTGCTCGACACGACCGACCTGAGCGTCGCCGCCGTCGCAGAGGCCTGCGGGTACGACGATCCGCTCTACTTCTCCCGGCAGTTCACGCGGCTGCATTCGGTGGCACCGAGCCGGTACCGGCAGCGCCCGTCATGA
- a CDS encoding beta-galactosidase has protein sequence MPASPPRRIEVTPTHLLRDGAPWFPVTGEIHYSRIPRARWDEVLGHARAGGLTTVATYVFWQAHEPTRGDFRWDDNLDLRAFIQAAANQGLEVIVRLGPWAHGEARHGGFPDWLLDLPLVPRTDDPAYLALVTILYAQIIDQLHGLTHGEGGPVVGVQVDNELYDQPGHLATLRTIAEELGLRVPLWTATGWGGAQLPENLLPVYSAYVDGFWEDSATPWPAFAATHFRYSTVRDDLGVGADLRAALDASTADGTVAEEHRFPFATCELGGGMHVAYHRRPLVTARDVAALAKAKLGSGSIWQGYYMYAGGTMRVGPHGTEQESQATNYPNDVPTRSYDFFAPIGEFGQIRPHHHLLRRQHLWLAADGAALAAMPVHIGGGSDDPEELRWAVRGDGRRGYLFLTTYQVDRYPLAPQPGVQITVDFDDATVTVPHRPVDLPAGVSVAWPLRYPLTDDLTLRSATAELLTRFDGGEPLVVFVATDGVAPEFVFDGSPAVDGPVTAEAVDGGVRLRPTVAPGAGCRFDVDGVTLLVLDEAAADQAYRLPVAGRDRLILSEVPVRATPDGLVAHCEQASFRLAVWPPTAPPRSPAAIALEPADWWSSWQVRQADAGHSSITVESSPVVAEPYRPRPGGPLGRLSAPTDFSGAGRVQVTIPAEALDAPTTLLRIAWSGDVGRCLVGDEVISDHFWHGRVWDTCLSDHRDAILAAGGVTLELLGWDPAAGVWVDPSVRDAPPGVTLRSIDLIQVSRIPLTFHPSQEKESC, from the coding sequence ATGCCAGCCAGCCCACCGCGCCGCATCGAGGTCACCCCGACACACCTGCTCCGCGACGGAGCCCCCTGGTTCCCCGTGACGGGCGAGATCCACTACTCACGCATTCCGCGCGCCCGCTGGGACGAGGTGCTCGGTCACGCCCGCGCCGGCGGCCTGACGACCGTGGCGACCTACGTCTTCTGGCAGGCCCACGAGCCCACCCGCGGCGACTTCCGCTGGGACGACAACCTCGACCTGAGGGCCTTCATCCAGGCCGCGGCCAACCAGGGTCTCGAGGTCATCGTCCGGCTGGGCCCCTGGGCGCACGGGGAGGCCCGCCACGGCGGCTTCCCCGACTGGCTGCTGGACCTCCCACTCGTCCCCCGCACCGACGATCCGGCCTACCTGGCGCTCGTCACGATCCTGTATGCACAGATCATCGACCAGCTGCACGGCCTCACGCACGGCGAGGGCGGCCCGGTCGTCGGCGTACAGGTCGACAACGAGCTCTACGACCAGCCCGGCCATCTGGCCACGCTGCGCACGATCGCCGAGGAGCTCGGCCTCCGCGTGCCGCTGTGGACGGCCACCGGCTGGGGAGGTGCGCAGCTGCCGGAGAACCTGCTGCCGGTGTACAGCGCCTACGTCGACGGCTTCTGGGAGGACTCGGCCACCCCGTGGCCGGCCTTCGCGGCCACGCACTTCCGGTACAGCACCGTCCGCGATGACCTGGGGGTCGGCGCGGATCTGCGCGCCGCTCTCGACGCGTCGACGGCGGACGGCACCGTCGCCGAGGAACACAGATTCCCCTTCGCGACCTGCGAGCTGGGCGGCGGCATGCACGTGGCCTACCATCGCCGTCCCCTGGTCACCGCCCGCGACGTGGCCGCCCTGGCGAAGGCGAAGCTCGGCTCTGGATCGATCTGGCAGGGCTACTACATGTATGCGGGAGGCACGATGCGCGTCGGCCCCCACGGCACGGAGCAGGAGTCCCAGGCGACGAACTACCCCAACGACGTCCCGACCCGCAGCTACGACTTCTTCGCCCCCATCGGCGAGTTCGGTCAGATCAGGCCGCACCACCACCTGCTCCGGCGCCAGCACCTGTGGCTCGCCGCCGACGGCGCGGCCCTGGCGGCCATGCCGGTGCACATCGGCGGCGGATCGGACGATCCGGAGGAGCTGCGTTGGGCCGTCCGCGGCGACGGGCGACGCGGCTACCTGTTCCTCACGACCTACCAGGTCGACAGGTACCCGCTGGCGCCGCAGCCCGGAGTCCAGATCACCGTCGACTTCGACGACGCCACCGTCACCGTGCCGCACCGCCCCGTGGACCTGCCGGCGGGCGTCTCCGTGGCGTGGCCGTTGCGGTACCCGTTGACCGACGACCTCACGCTGCGCAGCGCCACGGCCGAGCTGCTGACCCGCTTCGACGGTGGAGAGCCCCTCGTGGTGTTCGTCGCCACCGACGGCGTCGCCCCGGAGTTCGTGTTCGACGGGTCCCCGGCCGTCGACGGTCCCGTCACCGCCGAGGCGGTCGACGGCGGTGTCCGGCTCCGGCCGACGGTCGCTCCCGGCGCCGGGTGTCGCTTCGACGTCGACGGCGTCACCCTGCTGGTGTTGGATGAGGCCGCCGCCGACCAGGCCTACCGCCTCCCCGTGGCGGGACGCGACCGGCTCATCCTCTCCGAGGTCCCCGTCCGTGCAACCCCCGATGGGCTGGTCGCCCACTGCGAGCAGGCCTCGTTCCGCCTGGCCGTCTGGCCCCCGACCGCCCCGCCGCGGTCCCCCGCCGCCATCGCCCTGGAGCCCGCCGACTGGTGGTCGAGCTGGCAGGTCCGGCAGGCAGATGCCGGACATTCTTCGATTACCGTCGAATCAAGCCCGGTCGTCGCCGAGCCGTACCGCCCGCGCCCGGGTGGTCCGTTGGGGCGGCTGAGCGCGCCGACCGACTTCTCCGGCGCCGGCAGGGTTCAGGTCACCATTCCCGCCGAGGCCCTGGATGCCCCGACCACGCTGCTGCGGATCGCCTGGTCGGGCGATGTCGGGCGCTGCCTCGTCGGCGACGAGGTCATCAGCGACCACTTCTGGCACGGCCGGGTCTGGGACACCTGCCTGAGTGACCACCGTGACGCGATCCTCGCCGCAGGCGGCGTCACGCTTGAGCTGTTGGGCTGGGACCCGGCCGCGGGCGTCTGGGTCGATCCCTCCGTCCGCGACGCGCCGCCCGGCGTCACCCTCCGCTCCATCGACCTGATCCAGGTCTCCCGTATCCCCCTCACGTTCCACCCATCGCAGGAGAAAGAGTCATGCTGA
- a CDS encoding glutamate synthase subunit beta produces MADPKGFMTTPREVAQRRPVEERVHDWKEVYPGTPGRALLPIISKQAGRCMDCGIPFCHNGCPLGNLIPEWNDLVWRDEWQPALERLHATNNFPEFTGRLCPAPCETACVVGINRDPVTIKNVEVAIIDKAWDDSRVVPQQPAWHTAKTVAVVGSGPAGLAVAQQLTRAGHTVVVYERADAIGGLLRYGIPEFKMEKAVLNRRLKQMVLEGTQFKTGVTIGHDISGRDLLDQYEAVVLAIGATLPRDLPAEGRELGGIHQAMEFLPQANRVALGGRVEDQITAAGRDVVIIGGGDTGADCLGTSIRQGARSITQLEIMPMPPEQRPSGQPWPTYPMTFKITSAHEEGGDRVYAVSTERFVGDEHGNVAGLDIVEVRFEAGRFVPVEGTQRHIPAQLVLLAMGFSGPEQAGLVEELGVALDPRGNIVRDESFATNVPGVFACGDAGRGQSLIVWAIAEGRSCANGVDAFLSGSSKLPRPIGPELRQLLV; encoded by the coding sequence ATGGCTGATCCGAAGGGCTTCATGACGACCCCCCGCGAGGTGGCGCAGCGCCGCCCGGTCGAGGAGCGCGTACACGACTGGAAGGAGGTCTACCCGGGCACGCCGGGCCGGGCCCTCCTGCCGATCATCTCGAAGCAGGCGGGCCGCTGCATGGACTGCGGCATCCCGTTCTGCCACAACGGCTGCCCGCTGGGCAATCTGATCCCCGAGTGGAACGACCTGGTGTGGCGCGACGAGTGGCAGCCGGCGCTCGAGCGGCTCCACGCCACCAACAACTTTCCGGAGTTCACCGGTCGCTTGTGCCCCGCGCCCTGCGAGACGGCCTGCGTCGTGGGCATCAACCGCGACCCCGTCACGATCAAGAACGTCGAGGTCGCCATCATCGACAAGGCGTGGGACGACTCGCGCGTCGTCCCGCAGCAGCCCGCCTGGCACACGGCCAAGACGGTCGCCGTCGTGGGCTCCGGGCCCGCGGGCCTGGCGGTGGCCCAGCAGCTGACGCGCGCCGGGCACACTGTCGTCGTCTACGAGCGGGCCGACGCCATCGGGGGACTGCTGCGCTACGGCATTCCCGAGTTCAAGATGGAGAAGGCCGTCCTCAACAGGCGCCTGAAGCAGATGGTGCTGGAGGGGACGCAGTTCAAGACGGGCGTCACCATCGGCCACGACATCTCCGGGCGCGACCTGCTCGACCAGTACGAGGCTGTGGTGCTCGCGATCGGCGCCACCCTGCCGCGGGACCTGCCTGCAGAGGGCCGGGAGCTCGGCGGCATCCACCAGGCCATGGAGTTCCTCCCGCAGGCCAACCGGGTCGCGCTGGGCGGACGCGTCGAGGACCAGATCACTGCGGCAGGCCGCGACGTCGTCATCATCGGCGGCGGCGACACCGGGGCGGACTGCCTCGGCACGTCGATCCGGCAGGGCGCCCGCTCCATCACGCAGCTGGAGATCATGCCGATGCCGCCGGAGCAGCGTCCGTCCGGACAGCCCTGGCCCACCTACCCCATGACGTTCAAGATCACCTCGGCGCACGAGGAGGGCGGGGACCGGGTCTACGCGGTGTCGACCGAGCGGTTCGTGGGCGACGAGCACGGCAACGTGGCGGGCCTCGACATCGTGGAGGTCAGGTTCGAGGCCGGGCGGTTCGTTCCCGTTGAGGGCACCCAGCGCCACATCCCGGCGCAGCTGGTGCTGCTGGCCATGGGGTTCAGCGGGCCGGAGCAGGCGGGGCTCGTGGAGGAGTTGGGGGTCGCCCTTGACCCGCGCGGCAACATCGTCCGCGACGAGTCGTTCGCGACGAACGTCCCCGGCGTCTTCGCCTGCGGCGACGCGGGGCGCGGCCAGTCGCTGATCGTGTGGGCGATCGCCGAAGGCCGCTCCTGCGCCAACGGGGTGGACGCGTTCCTGTCCGGTTCCTCGAAGCTGCCCCGGCCGATAGGCCCGGAGCTGCGGCAGCTGCTCGTCTGA